One Gossypium hirsutum isolate 1008001.06 chromosome A11, Gossypium_hirsutum_v2.1, whole genome shotgun sequence genomic window carries:
- the LOC107954457 gene encoding protein STRICTOSIDINE SYNTHASE-LIKE 10 isoform X2: MMKKFVSFAIFVLFFFVSISSSNGDGDLVFQNYININLTKVIDGDGGVLFKNYSQINLNRVTGPESIAFDCKGEGPYVGISDGRILKWKPKFGWQEFAIPSPFRKLCDGTRDSNVEPICGRPLGLKFDSRTCHLFIADAYFGLLVVGPNGGTAIRLAISAANGAPFKFTNGLDIDTSTGMVYFTDSSTLFQRRDADFLISSGDRTGRLLKYNPYNGDVSVLYDGLAFPNGVAFSANNSFLLVNESIKRRILKFNVHDPKAAPKVFLELPRVPDNIKRNEKGEFWVALNSGRLGALGNGVPDPIGMRFNEEAKVLEILDGKGAPTFNSISEVEEYGGKLYIGSVLKSYVGILNA, translated from the exons ATGATGAAAAAATTTGTTTCCTTTgccatttttgttttatttttctttgtttccatcTCATCATCTAACGGTGATGGTGATTTAGTGTTCCAAAATTACATTAATATCAATCTTACTAAAGTCATCGATGGTGATGGCGGTGTTCTTTTCAAGAACTACAGTCAAATCAACCTCAACCGCGTTACCGGACCGGAAAGTATTGCCTTCGATTGTAAAGGTGAGGGACCATATGTCGGCATATCCGACGGAAGAATCTTAAAATGGAAGCCGAAATTTGGTTGGCAAGAATTTGCCATCCCTTCACCATTCAG GAAATTGTGCGATGGCACAAGAGATTCAAACGTTGAACCCATATGTGGAAGACCATTGGGCTTGAAGTTCGATAGTCGAACGTGTCATTTATTTATAGCAGACGCCTATTTCGGTCTTTTAGTTGTTGGGCCAAATGGCGGCACGGCTATAAGACTGGCTATTTCGGCGGCAAATGGAGCTCCATTCAAATTTACGAATGGATTAGACATCGATACGAGCACCGGAATGGTTTACTTTACCGATAGTAGCACTCTTTTTCAAAGACG GGATGCTGACTTTCTGATAAGTTCCGGTGATAGAACCGGACGGCTGTTGAAGTACAATCCTTATAACGGAGACGTGTCCGTCTTGTACGACGGTTTAGCTTTCCCTAACGGGGTTGCTTTCAGTGCAAACAATTCGTTTCTTCTAGTGAACGAATCGATAAAAAGACGAATACTGAAGTTCAATGTGCACGACCCCAAAGCAGCTCCCAAAGTATTCCTTGAATTACCCAGGGTTCCGGATAATATAAAGAGGAACGAAAAGGGCGAATTCTGGGTGGCCCTAAACAGCGGTAGATTAGGAGCGCTTGGAAACGGTGTTCCAGATCCAATTGGAATGAGGTTTAACGAAGAAGCCAAGGTTTTGGAAATCTTGGACGGAAAGGGCGCACCAACTTTTAATTCGATAAGTGAAGTCGAGGAATACGGGGGGAAATTATACATAGGGTCTGTTTTGAAGTCGTACGTAGGCATCTTAAATGCctaa
- the LOC107954462 gene encoding protein STRICTOSIDINE SYNTHASE-LIKE 10 — MMKKFVSFAIFVLFFFVSISSSNGDGDLVFQNYININLTKVIDGDGGVLFKNYSQINLNRVTGPESIAFDCKGEGPYVGISDGRILKWKPKFGWQEFAIPSPFRERKLCDGTRDSNVEPICGRPLGLKFDSRTCHLFIADAYFGLLVVGPNGGTAIRLAISAANGAPFKFTNGLDIDTSTGMVYFTDSSTLFQRRDADFLISSGDRTGRLLKYNPYNGDVSVLYDGLAFPNGVAFSANNSFLLVNESIKRRILKFNVHDPKAAPKVFLELPRVPDNIKRNEKGEFWVALNSGRLGALGNGVPDPIGMRFNEEAKVLEILDGKGAPTFNSISEVEEYGGKLYIGSVLKSYVGILNA, encoded by the exons ATGATGAAAAAATTTGTTTCCTTTgccatttttgttttatttttctttgtttccatcTCATCATCTAACGGTGATGGTGATTTAGTGTTCCAAAATTACATTAATATCAATCTTACTAAAGTCATCGATGGTGATGGCGGTGTTCTTTTCAAGAACTACAGTCAAATCAACCTCAACCGCGTTACCGGACCGGAAAGTATTGCCTTCGATTGTAAAGGTGAGGGACCATATGTCGGCATATCCGACGGAAGAATCTTAAAATGGAAGCCGAAATTTGGTTGGCAAGAATTTGCCATCCCTTCACCATTCAG GGAAAGGAAATTGTGCGATGGCACAAGAGATTCAAACGTTGAACCCATATGTGGAAGACCATTGGGCTTGAAGTTCGATAGTCGAACGTGTCATTTATTTATAGCAGACGCCTATTTCGGTCTTTTAGTTGTTGGGCCAAATGGCGGCACGGCTATAAGACTGGCTATTTCGGCGGCAAATGGAGCTCCATTCAAATTTACGAATGGATTAGACATCGATACGAGCACCGGAATGGTTTACTTTACCGATAGTAGCACTCTTTTTCAAAGACG GGATGCTGACTTTCTGATAAGTTCCGGTGATAGAACCGGACGGCTGTTGAAGTACAATCCTTATAACGGAGACGTGTCCGTCTTGTACGACGGTTTAGCTTTCCCTAACGGGGTTGCTTTCAGTGCAAACAATTCGTTTCTTCTAGTGAACGAATCGATAAAAAGACGAATACTGAAGTTCAATGTGCACGACCCCAAAGCAGCTCCCAAAGTATTCCTTGAATTACCCAGGGTTCCGGATAATATAAAGAGGAACGAAAAGGGCGAATTCTGGGTGGCCCTAAACAGCGGTAGATTAGGAGCGCTTGGAAACGGTGTTCCAGATCCAATTGGAATGAGGTTTAACGAAGAAGCCAAGGTTTTGGAAATCTTGGACGGAAAGGGCGCACCAACTTTTAATTCGATAAGTGAAGTCGAGGAATACGGGGGGAAATTATACATAGGGTCTGTTTTGAAGTCGTACGTAGGCATCTTAAATGCctaa